GCGATGATAGTTGGTCACGGCGGTGATGTGCCTGTGCTGGATATGAAGGTAGGCATAGCCGGTGAAGCCGAAATGGTCGGCGATGTCCGCCAGCCCGGTCTTCAGGATGCACTCATCGCCTTCGATCGCGGCAAGATCAGTCAGCTTGTCCAGCCAGTGCTGCATTCTTCATCTCCATGTGAGTGTTGTCGGCATCTTTGCGGTAAACTATCCGCGCCGACAGTCCGCAGCTCCCCAATGGCGTTTAAAAGGCATTATCCATTTACCCCTTTGTCTGTTTAGGTTGAAATTTCTGCGCCAGAAGCAGGAGGATGACGGACACGGCAACCATGCATGTCGAGATTGCCGCAATTGTTGGATCGACCTGGTCACGCAAAGCGTTGAACATCTTCCTGTTGAGTGTTCCGCCTGTGCCTGTCGAGATGAACATCGCTACGATCACCTCGTCGAGGGAAACATAGAACGCAAACAGGGCTGAGGTGATGACCGAGAATTTGATCTGAGGCAGCGTCACTGTGAAGAATGCCCGGACGCGAGATGCGCCAAGGCTTCTTGCGGCCATCTCCTGGTTCAAATCGTAGGACGTCAGGCCGGCCGTTACGACGATGAACACAAATGGTATCGCCAGCATGGTGTGAGCCAGAACCAGGCCGAACGTCGTGTTGACCAAACCCAGTCTGGAAAAAACGAAGAGTGACCCGATGGCCACCAAGATGCTCGGTACAGACAGTGGAAGTATGAAAAGTCCGGAAAGTGGCGTTCTGAATCTCGCAGTGCCGACCCAGGTCCCGTAAGCGGCTGCGGTACCGATTGTCGTTGCAAAGATTGAAGTTAGAAAAGCTGCCCGCAAGGACACGAGCGTTGCCCGCATCCATTCGGAGGATCCGAAATAGTTCTGGTACCATTTCAACGACAGGGCTTTCGGCGGAAACTCTAGATACTGCGAATCCGAGAAGGACATTGGAATGACGATCAGTGTCGGGACCAGTAGAAATATGAGGCCCAAGGCGCCGATCGCATACAGCCATAGGCGGTCAACGTTTCTGATCTGCGTAGGTGTAACCGTTCGTGTGAACCAATTCATTTCGATCCCCCAAACCGATTTCTGCTCCAGTAGGCCAAGCCAAGAA
This genomic window from Agrobacterium tumefaciens contains:
- a CDS encoding ABC transporter permease, encoding MNWFTRTVTPTQIRNVDRLWLYAIGALGLIFLLVPTLIVIPMSFSDSQYLEFPPKALSLKWYQNYFGSSEWMRATLVSLRAAFLTSIFATTIGTAAAYGTWVGTARFRTPLSGLFILPLSVPSILVAIGSLFVFSRLGLVNTTFGLVLAHTMLAIPFVFIVVTAGLTSYDLNQEMAARSLGASRVRAFFTVTLPQIKFSVITSALFAFYVSLDEVIVAMFISTGTGGTLNRKMFNALRDQVDPTIAAISTCMVAVSVILLLLAQKFQPKQTKG